One window of Ziziphus jujuba cultivar Dongzao chromosome 5, ASM3175591v1 genomic DNA carries:
- the LOC107420093 gene encoding histidine kinase 5: protein MVCEMVTDQIQEMEMEMEMDVEFLPSMWPEDIGNNAGKQFNVEKPGRDQDMLEEVTIIEEPTIVDFKRLLELTNYTDKGSSQLAYLVKHWEYKQANAVRLLKEELDILSRQRQEVELKKLEILEEHRFEEETYGGDKRPISILDEVYDIWPDVPRIKNDVVVQNKRVEIEAEYDTVVYWKQRALHLEKLLEASVQREHMLLEKLEESIKNLERQSSPVEELSQILKRADNFLHFVLQNAPVVIGHQDKELRYRFIYNHFPSLQEEDIIGRTDVEIFTGAGVKESQDFKKEVLEKGLPAKREITFETELFGSKTFLIYVEPVFSKSGETIGINYMGMDVTDQVRKREKMAKLREEIAVQKAKETELNKTIHITEETMRAKQMLATMSHEIRSPLSGVVSMAEILSTTKLDKEQRQLLEVMLSSGDLVLQLINDILDLSKVESGVMKLEATKFRPREVVKHVLQTAAASLQKILTLEGHVADDVPVEVIGDVLRIRQILTNLISNAIKFTHEGKVGIKVYVISNPSWAKENGCKQNLNSDQSTVSQNGLKEEKQTSQTNNDQKVLHGNGDSAHQDQSLNVESRTPVKSEASVSGDTDEQPYSPETTVWICCDVYDTGIGIPENALPTLFKRYMQVSADHARKYGGTGLGLAICKQLVELMGWCLTVSSKVKCGSTFTFILPYKVSDTCDHSDDPDELTDMADHDAASDDTTESFFQFKPRTLGSLFTSNGSSRTQKLLPHNIGYTGSHKLNGFSENSYSFPSSDVRSKETTSLENACSASNTAEALSDSKDPLRQSLDPDEEKAACRAIDTNGQIQNPVTGPTNHVEASSEMDVATNLSEPQGKCMRQEKSVSSSQCNSKSSSEVSNSTLKPKILLVEDSKINVMVTQSMMKQLGHSIDVVNNGVEAVRAVQRCTYNLVLMDVCMPVMDGLQATRLIRSFEETGSWDAAEKAGVEASELSSDALQNGQAYKSSKKRIPIIAMTANTLSESADECYANGMDSFVSKPVTFQNLKQCLEQYLS, encoded by the exons ATGGTTTGCGAGATGGTTACCGATCAAATTCaagaaatggaaatggaaatggaaatggatGTGGAATTCCTCCCTTCAATGTGGCCTGAAGATATTGGAAATAATGCTGGAAAACAGTTTAACGTTGAAAAGCCAGGACGGGATCAAGATATGTTGGAGGAGGTCACAATCATAGAGGAACCAACAATAGTTGATTTTAAGCGTCTTTTAGAGCTAACTAATTATACTGACAAAGGTTCCTCTCAGCTGGCATACCTTGTAAAACACTGGGAGTATAAGCAGGCAAATGCTGTACGCCTTCTCAAAGAAGAACTTGACATTCTAAGCAGACAAAGACAGGAAGTTGAGCTCAAGAAATTGGAGATATTGGAGGAGCATCGATTTGAGGAAGAAACATATGGAGGTGATAAACGTCCAATTTCTATTCTGGATGAAGTTTATGACATATGGCCAGATGTTCCTCGGATTAAAAATGATGTTGTTGTTCAGAATAAGAGGGTTGAAATAGAAGCCGAATACGATACTGTTGTGTACTGGAAGCAGCGAGCCTTGCACTTGGAGAAATTGTTGGAGGCAAGTGTGCAGAGAGAGCATATGCTCTTAGAAAAGTTAGAGGAAAGCATTAAAAATCTTGAAAGGCAATCCTCACCAGTGGAAGAACTTTCCCAGATTTTGAAGAGAGCAGATAATTTCTTACATTTTGTACTTCAAAATGCACCTGTTGTTATTGGTCATCAG GACAAAGAGTTGCGCTATCGCTTTATCTACAATCACTTCCCAAGTTTGCAAGAGGAG GACATCATAGGAAGAACAGATGTCGAAATTTTTACAGGAGCTGGTGTCAAGGAATCTCAAGACTTCAAAAAAGAAGTTCTGGAAAAGGGATTACCTGCAAAGCGAGAGATAACTTTTGAGACAGAGTTATTTGGCTCAAAGACATTTTTGATATATGTGGAACCAGTCTTTAGCAAGTCGGGGGAGACAATTGGTATAAATTATATGGGGATGGATGTAACTGACCAG GTgaggaaaagagaaaagatgGCAAAGCTTCGTGAGGAGATAGCTGTTCAAAAAGCCAAAGAAACAGAACTTAACAAAACAATTCATATAACAG AGGAGACCATGCGGGCAAAGCAAATGCTGGCAACCATGTCTCATGAAATAAGATCTCCACTTTCTGGGGTTGTAAGCATGGCTGAGATTCTTTCCACCACGAAGCTTGACAAGGAGCAGCGTCAACTATTAGAGGTCATGCTATCTTCAGGAGATTTAGTCCTTCAACTCATAAATGACATCCTTGACCTTTCAAAGGTTGAGTCAG GAGTTATGAAGTTAGAAGCTACAAAATTCCGACCAAGAGAAGTAGTAAAGCATGTACTCCAGACTGCTGCAGCATCTCTACAGAAAATTCTAACCTTGGAAGGACATGTAGCGGATGATGTTCCTGTGGAA GTAATCGGAGATGTTCTAAGGATTCGACAAATTCTCACCAACTTGATCAG CAATGCGATCAAGTTTACACATGAAGGGAAGGTTGGGATAAAAGTATATGTGATATCAAATCCATCCTGGGCAAAAGAAAACGGATgcaaacaaaatttgaattctGATCAATCAACAGTATCACAAAATGGACTAAAAGAGGAGAAACAGACATCTCAAACTAACAATGATCAGAAAGTTCTTCATGGTAATGGAGATAGTGCTCACCAAGATCAATCACTTAATGTTGAATCCAGAACACCAGTTAAGAGTGAGGCATCAGTGAGTGGAGATACGGATGAGCAACCTTATTCACCTGAAACAACAGTGTGGATATGCTGTGATGTGTATGACACTGGAATTGGAATACCAG AAAATGCTCTGCCTACTTTGTTTAAAAGATACATGCAAGTTAGTGCCGATCATGCTCGAAAATATGGTGGCACAGGTTTAGGACTGGCAATTTGCAAACAACTG GTTGAGCTAATGGGATGGTGTCTCACTGTGTCTAGCAAAGTAAAATGTGGATCTACGTTTACATTCATATTACCTTACAAGGTTTCAGACACGTGCGATCATTCTGATGATCCTGATGAGCTCACAGATATGGCTGATCATGATGCTGCATCTGATGATACAACTGAGAGTTTTTTCCAATTCAAACCGCGCACTTTGGGTTCTCTATTCACGTCTAATGGATCCAGCCGGACCCAAAAACTATTACCACATAATATTGGCTATACTGGCTCACATAAACTAAATGGGTTTTCAGAGAACTCTTACTCATTTCCTTCTAGTGATGTCAGATCAAAAGAGACAACTTCGCTTGAGAATGCTTGTTCTGCATCTAATACTGCAGAGGCATTATCTGATTCAAAAGATCCACTACGACAAAGTTTGGATCCTGATGAGGAAAAAGCAGCTTGTAGAGCCATTGACACTAATGGTCAAATCCAAAATCCCGTTACAGGTCCAACTAATCATGTGGAGGCAAGCAGTGAAATGGATGTAGCAACAAATTTAAGTGAACCCCAAGGAAAATGTATGAGGCAGGAGAAGTCTGTCTCAAGCTCCCAGTGTAATTCGAAAAGCAGTTCAGAAGTATCAAATTCAACACTAAAACCTAAGATTCTTCTTGTGGAGGACAGCAAGATCAATGTTATGGTGACACAATCAATGATGAAGCAGTTAGGTCACAGCATAGATGTTGTGAATAATGGAGTTGAAGCTGTGCGAGCAGTTCAGCGATGTACTTACAATCTAGTTCTGATG GATGTGTGCATGCCGGTTATGGATGGCCTTCAAGCTACGAGACTAATTCGGTCCTTTGAGGAAACTGGCAGCTGGGATGCTGCAGAGAAGGCTGGAGTTGAGGCATCTGAGCTTTCTTCAGATGCATTACAAAATGGTCAGGCTTATAAGAGTTCAAAAAAGAGGATCCCCATTATTGCA ATGACAGCAAACACATTGTCGGAAAGCGCAGACGAGTGTTATGCAAATGGTATGGATTCATTTGTGTCAAAGCCTGTAACtttccaaaatttaaaacaatgtcTGGAACAATATTTGTCTTGA
- the LOC107420154 gene encoding glutamate receptor 2.8 codes for MAKKKPPAEAYVFRLLVSLIVCMRIFLATAESSTTTKIQINIGTIVNLDTWVGKVGLSCLNMALSDFHNSHPHYNTRLFLHINDSNTNDVVHSAAAALHLIKDVEVQAIIGPQSSMQANFVIDLGDKAKVPVVSFSATSPSLASHRSSYFFQAAQSDSYQAKAISAILEAFGWREAVPIYVDNDFGRGLMPSLVDALQQAGVRIPYRSAIPPAATDDQIDTELYKLMSMQSRVFILHLSPTVGSHLVTKAAEIGMMNEGYVWIMTNSLTDLLTSPNASAINSMQGVVGIKTHVPKTVELENFRVRWKTQFLKENPTMVDDAELNVFGLWAYDAVFALAMAVEKVGGKGSGFRKLNASSGLTDLENIGVSENGPKLREALSTTRFRGLGGDFSFVNRKLQSSTFQIVNVHGHGMRSIGFWTPSNGLTRKWNSTSTYSTSKSNLGSIIWPGDTTSQPEGYTKYPTTIGKKLRIAVTMKDNISSFVQVVNDSSRSNPEFTGFCIEVFKAVMDAMPYPVIYEFIPFSKPDGKRAGTNNELIYQVYLGNYDGAVGDITIIANRSNYVDFTLPYTDSAVTMIVPTKGMKMKNAWVFLKPLTWDLWVTTGCFLVFIGFVVWVLEHRNNDDFRGPPSHQIGISFSFALSTTMLVHRERILSNLARFVVIIWCFVATILTQSYTASLTSLLTVEQLRPSFTDVNELLKNGEKVGYPKYSFVGRMIEGLKFKQENLKEYNSLQHLEQLFANDEISAAFDENPYLELFVAQHCPNFTLVGPSYKTNGFGFVFPRGSPLVGDVSRAILKMIEGKKMKEIEDAWFVKNSCSTTKDSFSLGLNNFWGLFLIAGIASLSALIICAAIFLYKHRQILMHFDSELSICGKIRFMFKIFDEKDLSSHAFKKTSELQDRRNRSLDGNIHLHDQAMDVIEASQNTDCSPSPSNCTNQSV; via the exons ATGGCGAAGAAGAAGCCACCAGCAGAAGCATATGTTTTCCGACTGCTGGTTTCATTGATTGTGTGCATGAGGATTTTCTTGGCCACCGCGGAAAGCTCGACGACGACGAAAATTCAGATAAACATAGGTACGATCGTGAACTTGGATACATGGGTTGGGAAGGTTGGGTTGAGCTGCCTCAACATGGCCCTTTCTGACTTCCATAACTCCCATCCTCATTACAACACTAGACTTTTCCTCCATATCAACGACTCCAATACAAACGACGTCGTTCATTCAGCTGCTGCag CTCTGCACCTTATAAAGGATGTGGAAGTACAAGCGATCATCGGGCCACAGAGTTCAATGCAGGCAAACTTCGTAATCGATCTTGGAGATAAAGCAAAGGTTCCAGTTGTATCGTTTTCAGCTACAAGCCCTTCATTAGCCTCGCATAGAAGTTCCTACTTTTTCCAAGCAGCACAAAGCGACTCATATCAAGCCAAAGCCATTAGTGCTATACTTGAAGCTTTTGGATGGAGAGAAGCCGTGCCCATCTACGTCGACAACGACTTTGGCCGCGGACTAATGCCTTCCCTTGTCGACGCCTTGCAACAAGCAGGTGTCCGAATCCCCTACCGGAGTGCCATTCCTCCTGCAGCCACAGACGACCAAATTGATACAGAGCTCTACAAGTTGATGTCAATGCAGAGCAGAGTTTTCATATTGCACCTCTCGCCGACGGTTGGTTCTCACCTCGTTACCAAAGCAGCAGAGATTGGGATGATGAATGAAGGCTATGTTTGGATCATGACCAACAGTTTGACTGATCTATTGACTTCACCGAATGCATCAGCCATTAATTCAATGCAAGGTGTTGTTGGTATAAAGACTCATGTGCCCAAAACAGTAGAGCTGGAAAATTTCAGAGTTCGATGGAAGACGCAATTCTTGAAGGAAAATCCAACCATGGTCGATGATGCAGAACTTAACGTTTTTGGATTGTGGGCTTATGACGCTGTTTTTGCATTAGCCATGGCCGTCGAAAAGGTTGGAGGTAAAGGCTCTGGCTTTCGAAAGTTGAATGCTTCTAGCGGCTTGACAGATCTTGAAAATATTGGGGTCTCTGAAAATGGTCCGAAACTTAGGGAAGCATTGTCCACAACGAGATTTAGAGGGCTGGGTGGAGATTTCAGTTTTGTGAATCGGAAACTTCAATCGTCAACTTTCCAAATAGTGAATGTACATGGTCATGGAATGAGATCGATCGGATTTTGGACACCCAGTAATGGACTAACTAGAAAATGGAATTCCACAAGTACGTATTCAACTTCGAAGTCTAATTTAGGATCTATAATATGGCCTGGAGATACTACCTCTCAACCCGAAGGATATACGAAATATCCAACAACTATTGGGAAGAAACTGAGAATAGCGGTTACGATGAAAGATAATATTAGCTCGTTTGTTCAAGTGGTAAATGATTCAAGTAGGAGCAACCCTGAATTCACTGGTTTCTGTATAGAAGTCTTCAAAGCTGTAATGGATGCAATGCCATATCCTGTAATCTACGAGTTCATTCCCTTTTCAAAGCCCGATGGTAAACGGGCTGGCACTAACAACGAGTTGATCTATCAAGTTTATCTTGGG AACTATGATGGGGCAGTGGGAGATATCACTATTATAGCCAACAGGTCCAATTATGTTGATTTTACATTGCCATATACAGATTCTGCGGTCACAATGATTGTGCCAACCAAAGGCATGAAAATGAAAAACGCTTGGGTGTTCTTGAAGCCTTTGACTTGGGACCTTTGGGTGACAACCGGTTGCTTTCTTGTTTTCATTGGATTTGTGGTCTGGGTTCTTGAGCATCGAAACAATGACGATTTCCGCGGTCCTCCTTCGCATCAGATTGGAATCAGTTTCTCGTTCGCCTTGTCCACCACCATGCTCGTTCATC GTGAAAGAATTCTGAGCAACTTGGCAAGGTTTGTAGTGATCATTTGGTGTTTTGTGGCTACCATATTGACGCAAAGTTACACAGCCAGTTTGACATCACTCTTAACAGTTGAACAACTCCGACCCAGTTTTACTGATGTGAATGAACTTTTAAAGAATGGGGAAAAAGTTGGGTACCCAAAATACTCTTTTGTTGGAAGAATGATAGAAGGGTTGAAGTTCAAGCAAGAAAACCTTAAGGAATATAATTCCTTGCAACACTTGGAACAACTTTTTGCAAATGATGAAATTTCTGCTGCTTTTGATGAAAACCCTTACCTCGAGCTATTCGTTGCTCAACATTGCCCCAACTTTACATTGGTTGGACCAAGTTATAAGACTAATGGGTTTGGTTTT GTCTTCCCAAGAGGTTCTCCGTTAGTGGGTGATGTCTCAAGGGCAATCCTAAAAATGATCGAAGGgaagaaaatgaaggaaatTGAAGATGCCTGGTTTGTGAAAAACAGTTGTTCAACCACTAAGGATTCCTTCAGTCTTGGGCTTAATAATTTCTGGGGTTTATTCCTTATTGCCGGGATTGCTTCTTTGTCAGCTCTTATAATATGTGCGGCTATTTTTCTTTACAAGCATAGGCAAATCTTGATGCATTTCGATTCAGAACTCTCAATATGTGGAAAAATTCGATTCATGTTCAAAATCTTTGATGAGAAAGACCTTAGCTCCCACGCTTTCAAAAAGACTAGTGAGCTTCAAGACAGAAGAAATAGGAGTTTAGATGGTAATATTCATCTTCATGATCAGGCTATGGATGTGATTGAAGCCTCACAGAACACCGACTGTTCGCCAAGCCCATCTAATTGTACAAACCAGTCAGTTTAG
- the LOC107420153 gene encoding glutamate receptor 2.8, translated as MAKKKPAEKPYFVRLVVSLIVCMRICLATEESSTMKIPINIGTIVNMDSWVGKVGLSCLNMALSDFYSSHPQYKTRLFLHINDTNTDVVHAAFAALHLIKNVEVQAIIGPQSSMQANFVIDLGDKAKVPVVSFSATSPSLASHRSSYFFQAAQSDSYQAKAISAILEAFGWREAVPIYVDNDFGRELMPSLVDALQQARVRIPYRSAIPPAATDDQIDTELYKLMSMQSRVFILHLSPTSLGSRLFTKAAEIGMMNEGYVWIMTTSLTDLLTSPNASVINSMQGVIGIKTHEPKTEELENFRVRWKRQFLQENPTMVDAQLNVFGLWAYDAAFALAMAVEKVGGKGLGFRKLNASGGLTDLDNIGVSENGPKLSEALSTTRFRGLAGDFSFVNGQLQSSTLQIVNVHGHGIRSVGFWTPNNGLTRKLNSTSTYSTSKSNLGPIIWPGDTTSQPMGYTKYPTTFGKKLRLAVTVKDNISSFVQVVNDSSRNKPEFTGFCIEVFKAVMDAMPYPVIYDFIPFSKPNGKRAGTNNDLIYQVYLGNYDGAVGDITITANRSNYVDFTLPYTDSEVTMIVPTKGKKIKNAWVFLKPLTWDLWVTTGCFLVFIGFVVWVLEHRNNDDFRGPPSHQIGTSFSFALSTTMLVHRERILSNLARFVVLIWCFVVTILTQSYTANLTSLLTVEQLRPSLTDVNELLKNGEKVGHPKYSFVRWMIEGLKFKEENLVEYNSLQHLEQLFANGEISAAFDESPYLRLFVAQHCSNFTLVGPTYKTDGFGFAFPRGSPLIGEISRAILNITEGKKMKEIEDVWFAKNNCSSTEDSFSLGLNSVWGLFLIAGIASLSALVICVCTFLYKHRQILISFDSEASISRKIRVMFKIFDEKDPSSHTFKKTGELQDSRGRSLDGNMHLHDKGMEVIEASQNTNCPPSPSNYSSQSELNFAFPAGEARNGFQN; from the exons CTCTGCACCTCATAAAAAATGTGGAAGTGCAAGCAATCATAGGGCCACAGAGTTCAATGCAGGCAAACTTCGTAATCGATCTTGGAGATAAAGCAAAGGTTCCAGTTGTATCGTTTTCAGCTACAAGCCCTTCATTAGCCTCGCATAGAAGTTCCTACTTTTTCCAAGCAGCACAAAGCGACTCATATCAAGCCAAAGCCATTAGTGCTATACTTGAAGCTTTTGGATGGAGAGAAGCCGTGCCCATCTACGTCGACAACGACTTTGGCCGGGAACTAATGCCTTCCCTTGTCGACGCCTTGCAACAAGCACGTGTCCGAATCCCCTACCGGAGTGCCATTCCTCCGGCAGCCACAGACGACCAAATTGATACAGAGCTCTACAAGTTGATGTCAATGCAGAGCAGAGTTTTCATATTGCACCTCTCGCCGACCTCTCTTGGTTCTCGCCTCTTCACCAAAGCGGCAGAGATTGGGATGATGAATGAAGGCTATGTTTGGATCATGACGACTAGTTTGACTGACCTATTAACTTCGCCGAACGCTTCAGTTATCAATTCTATGCAAGGAGTTATTGGTATAAAGACTCATGAGCCCAAAACAGAGGAGCTGGAAAATTTCAGGGTACGATGGAAAAGGCAATTCTTGCAAGAAAATCCAACCATGGTTGATGCACAACTTAATGTTTTTGGGCTATGGGCTTATGACGCTGCTTTTGCATTAGCCATGGCCGTCGAAAAGGTTGGAGGTAAAGGCCTTGGCTTTCGAAAATTGAATGCTTCCGGTGGCTTGACAGATCTTGACAATATTGGGGTCTCAGAAAATGGTCCAAAACTTAGTGAAGCACTGTCCACAACAAGATTTAGAGGGCTAGCTGGAGATTTCAGTTTTGTGAATGGGCAACTTCAATCATCAACTTTGCAAATAGTGAATGTACATGGTCATGGAATAAGATCGGTTGGATTTTGGACACCCAATAATGGACTTACTAGAAAATTGAATTCCACAAGCACGTATTCAACTTCTAAGTCTAATTTAGGACCTATAATATGGCCTGGAGATACTACCTCTCAGCCCATGGGATATACAAAATATCCAACGACTTTTGGGAAGAAGCTGAGATTAGCGGTTACGGTGAAAGATAATATCAGTTCGTTTGTTCAAGTGGTAAATGATTCAAGTAGGAACAAACCTGAATTCACTGGTTTCTGTATAGAAGTCTTCAAAGCTGTAATGGATGCGATGCCATATCCTGTAATCTACGATTTCATTCCCTTTTCAAAGCCTAATGGTAAACGAGCTGGCACTAACAATGATTTGATCTATCAAGTTTATCTTGGG AACTATGATGGGGCAGTGGGAGATATAACTATTACAGCCAACAGGTCCAATTATGTTGATTTTACATTGCCATATACAGATTCTGAGGTGACAATGATAGTGCCAACCAAAGGCAAGAAAATAAAGAACGCTTGGGTGTTCTTGAAGCCTTTGACTTGGGACCTTTGGGTGACAACCGGTTGCTTTCTTGTTTTCATTGGATTTGTGGTCTGGGTTCTTGAGCACCGAAACAATGACGATTTCCGTGGTCCTCCTTCGCATCAGATTGGAACCAGTTTCTCGTTCGCCTTGTCCACCACAATGCTTGTTCATC GTGAGAGAATTCTGAGCAACTTGGCAAGGTTTGTGGTGCTCATTTGGTGTTTTGTGGTTACCATATTGACTCAAAGTTACACAGCCAATCTAACATCACTCTTAACGGTTGAACAACTCCGACCCAGTCTTACTGATGTAAATGAGCTCTTAAAGAATGGTGAAAAAGTTGGGCATCCAAAATACTCTTTCGTTAGATGGATGATAGAAGGATTGAAGTTCAAAGAAGAAAACCTTGTGGAATATAATTCCTTGCAACACTTGGAACAACTTTTTGCAAATGGTGAAATTTCTGCTGCTTTTGATGAGAGCCCTTACCTCAGGCTTTTCGTTGCTCAACATTGCTCAAACTTTACCTTAGTTGGACCAACTTATAAGACTGATGGGTTTGGTTTT GCCTTCCCCAGAGGCTCTCCTCTAATAGGTGAAATCTCAAGGGCAATCCTAAACATTACTGAGGGaaagaaaatgaaggaaatTGAAGACGTCTGGTTTGCGAAAAACAATTGTTCAAGCACAGAGGATTCCTTTAGTCTTGGTCTTAATAGTGTCTGGGGTTTATTCCTTATTGCCGGGATTGCTTCTCTGTCAGCTCTTGTAATATGTGTTTGTACTTTCCTTTACAAGCATAGGCAAATCTTGATAAGTTTCGATTCAGAAGCCTCAATCTCTAGAAAAATCCGAGTCATGTTCAAAATCTTCGACGAGAAAGACCCTAGCTCCCATACATTTAAAAAGACCGGTGAGCTTCAAGACAGCAGAGGTAGGAGCTTAGATGGTAATATGCATCTTCATGATAAGGGTATGGAAGTGATTGAAGCCTCACAGAACACCAACTGTCCACCAAGCCCTTCAAACTATTCAAGCCAGTCTGAGCTTAACTTCGCTTTCCCTGCAGGAGAAGCAAGGAACGGCTTCCAAAACTGA